In Cycloclasticus sp., a single genomic region encodes these proteins:
- a CDS encoding sigma 54-interacting transcriptional regulator, producing MFFLQKTLLIDLLLKKNALNKSGLADSSYIRRTVLKMGREGGIVMGSLHISRGRDYQRNVEKAWELFNCDIKIDKPNVSKDILESWNRSRQFQVNKKQSKAPDIEKTPDLNVASDIYLELRKAALPIIKDARNILDDNQLFMLLTTAEGLILEREGNTSSLMMADTQHLVIGSNWSEEQVGTNAVGTAISLKRPVQVIAREHYCNMTQVWGCAAVPIRDLRDGRVLGVLDTTGPEHSFLSMNFGWVNSMASCIEYRLNEERNRSKYRLIEDCMEIMRRWHKEKIMVFDKEGFLVWVSNEVTSLPEELPSFLQQISIGSRIDEMSVGQIDIDNLPEGVSSEWIETVMDGEKIAGHIVVIPTSNKVKKQQQAFKKKNDYGDNETLLVGVSDTVVGLRKLAKKLSGFNAIVTITGETGTGKDVMAREIHSLSGKTGAFVAVNCGAIQKELLASELFGYAEGSFSGAKRGGMIGKFEAAQNGTILLDEFCELPLDLQVYLLRVLEERAVVRIGESKVRQVNARIIVATNKNLEKEMAAGRLREDLYYRVNATTIELPPLREHKEDISILFSYFMDKVSRENCGEPSTPNAAFTKAIQEHHWPGNIRELRNFAENCFLMNADEELTFKCIPKRMLVTQTSISSSSGSTLEKVEHEAIIQALELKDGNVSKAASHLGIARSTFYKKMQKYQLADYS from the coding sequence TTGTTTTTTTTGCAAAAAACTCTTTTAATTGACCTGTTATTGAAAAAAAATGCATTGAATAAAAGTGGTCTAGCTGATTCTTCTTACATAAGAAGAACCGTTTTAAAGATGGGGCGAGAAGGGGGAATAGTTATGGGTAGTTTACATATTAGTCGTGGTCGGGATTATCAGAGAAATGTAGAAAAGGCTTGGGAACTTTTCAATTGTGACATAAAGATTGATAAACCTAATGTTTCAAAAGATATCCTTGAGTCATGGAATCGATCACGGCAGTTTCAAGTAAATAAAAAACAGAGCAAAGCCCCTGATATTGAGAAAACTCCTGACTTGAATGTAGCGAGTGACATTTATTTGGAGTTACGGAAAGCGGCTTTGCCAATTATTAAAGATGCTAGAAATATTTTAGACGATAACCAGCTTTTTATGCTGCTGACGACAGCGGAAGGGTTAATTCTTGAGCGAGAAGGTAATACAAGTTCACTTATGATGGCTGATACACAGCACCTAGTGATCGGAAGTAACTGGTCTGAAGAGCAAGTTGGAACTAATGCAGTAGGAACAGCCATCTCATTGAAGCGCCCTGTACAAGTCATTGCTCGAGAACATTACTGTAATATGACTCAGGTTTGGGGTTGCGCTGCGGTACCAATAAGGGACTTACGGGATGGGCGAGTGCTTGGGGTTTTGGATACCACGGGGCCTGAACATTCGTTTTTGTCAATGAATTTCGGCTGGGTTAATTCAATGGCTTCGTGCATTGAGTACCGTTTAAATGAGGAACGAAATAGATCCAAATACCGTTTGATTGAAGATTGTATGGAGATAATGCGGCGGTGGCATAAAGAAAAAATCATGGTTTTTGACAAAGAAGGCTTTCTGGTCTGGGTGAGTAACGAAGTCACTTCTCTGCCTGAAGAACTGCCAAGCTTCTTGCAACAAATCTCTATTGGATCAAGAATAGATGAAATGTCTGTAGGTCAGATCGACATAGATAACTTGCCAGAGGGTGTTAGCAGTGAATGGATTGAAACTGTTATGGATGGTGAAAAAATTGCGGGGCATATTGTTGTTATTCCTACATCGAATAAAGTAAAGAAACAGCAACAGGCTTTTAAGAAAAAGAATGATTACGGCGACAATGAAACCTTGTTAGTCGGTGTTAGTGATACTGTCGTAGGGCTTCGTAAATTAGCAAAAAAACTGTCAGGTTTTAATGCAATCGTGACCATTACTGGGGAGACAGGTACAGGAAAAGATGTCATGGCAAGGGAAATTCACTCCTTGAGTGGTAAAACGGGTGCATTTGTTGCTGTGAATTGTGGGGCCATTCAAAAAGAATTGTTGGCAAGTGAATTGTTTGGGTATGCAGAAGGTAGTTTTTCAGGAGCAAAACGAGGTGGGATGATTGGGAAGTTTGAAGCTGCCCAAAATGGGACGATTTTATTAGATGAGTTTTGTGAATTACCTTTAGATCTACAAGTTTATTTGCTTAGAGTGTTGGAAGAGAGGGCAGTGGTTAGAATTGGTGAATCGAAGGTTCGCCAAGTCAACGCGCGAATCATAGTGGCAACCAATAAAAACTTAGAAAAAGAAATGGCAGCGGGTCGTTTGAGGGAAGACTTATATTATCGAGTAAATGCTACCACCATTGAATTACCGCCTTTGCGGGAGCATAAAGAAGATATTTCTATTTTATTCAGTTATTTTATGGACAAAGTGTCTAGGGAAAATTGTGGCGAGCCCTCAACGCCAAATGCCGCTTTTACTAAGGCGATTCAAGAGCATCATTGGCCAGGGAATATAAGAGAGTTACGAAACTTTGCTGAAAATTGTTTCTTGATGAATGCAGATGAAGAGCTAACGTTTAAATGTATTCCAAAAAGGATGCTTGTAACTCAAACCAGTATAAGCTCTTCTTCGGGTAGCACCCTCGAAAAAGTTGAACATGAAGCAATCATTCAAGCACTTGAACTAAAGGATGGGAATGTTTCTAAGGCAGCGAGTCATTTAGGTATTGCGCGAAGCACTTTTTATAAAAAAATGCAAAAATATCAGTTGGCAGATTACTCATAA
- a CDS encoding MMPL family transporter — MTEVHSKAGRVSARIANWVVEHRKTAYILVLLPSLLLAYSIPSIEIFSRFSDLLPQQHEYVKNYNRMKEVFGGANVITMSLESKKGDLFTKKTLDKVKYLTEQVDLISGVNHYQVASIAHAKIRVVKTNKEGMVISRAVLPREVPSDIVGLKTLKEEILNNPIVYGTYVSKDGSSALITAGFDEKRLDYEQIHTRLSELKNEIEKDGETLLHIAGEPMLKGWIYSYSEQLYQIFFITFLIIIVLLFMHFRAISGVFIPVFCTLLSAVWGLGLVGWMDYNLDPLILVVPILISARTTSHCVQLIERFQDERRNGASPQEAVRTSMGELMIPAFIAIFTDAAGLLVLSVSSIPMISKLGVYCSFWSLSNIVTVSILVPLLLLSFPVPIRQKAGKVTHSFASNFMGSLGRFLVSGKSTIPVTVLVIVILMGGFFYGGKVTVGENKPGSPLLFEHSEYNQAAQRISEKFAGANQLSIYIEGEEAHVVKRPDVAKTMEAFIEHMQDAPKFGGTRDLPTLVRSVNRLYHYDDPRWYILPNSQKNIGNTLFMYEAGAAVPGVIQEYMDLEGRRANFVVYFKDATGSTVDAAIERAKEFIETHPLEGVKYYLAGGIIGVTAASNEEVEYSELMQTVLILMVVMVSVIVTYQSFVAALFVFVVLFLAIVINRAYMGFREIGLNINTLPVTAVGIGIGVDYVIYVIDRIKEEYHINMLKVGDKIIDKTKELNEAIITTLRTTGAAVVFTAVTVVGGIVYWIPGSALRFNSEMAILLILLMVSNMIGAITIVPLLIRVLKPKFLAKGLDKKLGQKK; from the coding sequence ATGACTGAGGTACATAGTAAAGCGGGCCGAGTTTCCGCTAGGATCGCGAACTGGGTAGTTGAACACCGGAAAACTGCCTACATATTAGTTCTTTTGCCGAGTTTGCTGTTGGCATATTCGATTCCGTCAATAGAGATTTTTTCACGTTTTTCTGATTTATTGCCACAGCAACACGAGTACGTTAAGAACTACAATCGGATGAAAGAAGTGTTCGGTGGGGCAAATGTTATTACGATGTCCTTAGAGTCCAAAAAGGGTGACTTATTCACTAAAAAAACCTTAGACAAGGTTAAGTATTTAACCGAACAAGTTGATTTGATCAGCGGCGTTAACCATTATCAAGTTGCTAGTATTGCCCACGCTAAAATCAGAGTGGTTAAGACTAATAAAGAAGGAATGGTAATTTCAAGAGCGGTTCTGCCTAGAGAGGTTCCTTCGGATATAGTTGGCCTAAAAACACTTAAAGAAGAAATACTTAATAACCCCATTGTTTATGGAACTTACGTGTCAAAAGATGGAAGTTCTGCCTTAATAACAGCAGGGTTTGATGAGAAGAGACTGGATTATGAACAGATACATACTCGTCTCTCTGAGCTTAAAAATGAGATAGAAAAAGATGGTGAAACCTTGCTGCATATTGCTGGCGAGCCAATGCTCAAAGGGTGGATTTACAGCTATTCAGAGCAGCTTTACCAAATATTTTTTATTACTTTCCTTATTATTATCGTTTTATTGTTTATGCATTTTCGTGCGATTTCTGGTGTGTTTATTCCAGTATTCTGTACGTTGCTATCGGCTGTTTGGGGGCTAGGTCTAGTCGGATGGATGGACTATAACCTAGACCCGTTAATTTTAGTTGTGCCGATTCTAATCTCTGCACGTACAACGAGTCATTGCGTTCAATTGATTGAGAGGTTTCAAGACGAAAGAAGGAATGGTGCATCTCCTCAAGAGGCTGTTCGAACTTCAATGGGTGAATTAATGATCCCTGCCTTTATTGCAATCTTTACTGATGCTGCAGGCTTGCTTGTGTTGTCAGTTTCTTCAATTCCAATGATCTCTAAATTAGGCGTTTACTGTAGTTTTTGGTCATTAAGCAACATCGTTACAGTGTCAATTTTGGTGCCCTTGCTATTACTTTCTTTTCCAGTGCCTATTAGACAGAAAGCGGGGAAGGTGACACATTCTTTCGCATCAAATTTTATGGGTTCATTAGGGCGTTTTTTAGTATCTGGAAAGTCGACTATACCGGTTACAGTTTTAGTCATAGTTATTTTAATGGGCGGTTTCTTTTATGGGGGGAAGGTAACGGTTGGCGAAAATAAACCTGGCTCACCATTATTATTCGAACACTCAGAATACAACCAAGCGGCGCAAAGAATTTCAGAAAAATTTGCAGGCGCTAATCAGCTTAGTATCTACATTGAAGGCGAGGAAGCCCATGTTGTTAAGCGCCCAGATGTAGCAAAGACAATGGAAGCGTTTATTGAACATATGCAAGATGCGCCTAAATTCGGGGGTACACGCGACTTACCAACCCTGGTTCGTTCAGTGAATAGACTGTATCACTATGATGACCCACGCTGGTATATCTTGCCTAATTCACAAAAAAACATAGGCAATACCTTGTTTATGTATGAAGCGGGTGCCGCTGTACCTGGTGTTATCCAAGAATATATGGACCTTGAAGGAAGACGCGCCAATTTTGTTGTTTATTTTAAGGATGCAACTGGGAGTACTGTTGATGCAGCAATAGAACGGGCCAAGGAGTTTATTGAGACGCACCCATTGGAAGGGGTTAAATATTATTTAGCTGGTGGAATCATTGGTGTTACAGCCGCCTCCAATGAAGAGGTGGAATATTCAGAATTGATGCAAACAGTATTGATATTAATGGTTGTAATGGTATCGGTAATTGTCACTTATCAGTCATTTGTTGCAGCGTTATTTGTGTTTGTTGTGTTGTTTTTAGCCATTGTGATTAACCGTGCCTATATGGGGTTTCGTGAAATAGGTCTAAACATCAACACGTTGCCGGTTACAGCTGTTGGTATAGGTATTGGGGTTGATTATGTCATTTATGTTATCGACAGAATCAAAGAAGAATATCACATCAATATGCTTAAAGTGGGTGACAAAATAATTGATAAAACGAAAGAGTTAAATGAAGCCATTATCACCACATTAAGAACGACTGGTGCTGCAGTTGTTTTTACTGCCGTGACGGTCGTTGGCGGCATTGTGTATTGGATACCAGGCTCGGCCTTACGCTTTAATAGTGAAATGGCGATACTCCTTATTTTGTTAATGGTCAGTAATATGATTGGTGCTATCACTATCGTGCCTTTGCTCATTAGAGTATTGAAGCCTAAGTTTTTAGCAAAGGGGTTAGATAAAAAACTGGGGCAAAAAAAGTAA
- a CDS encoding EAL domain-containing protein, whose protein sequence is MNDNTVQVEIKRREYNQFVAEESIEDYALRYSPSSFRNWSEFLVANTAIGSISFLALEAIGASIAISYGFQNAFWGILTASIIIFLMGLPICYQAAKNNIDIDLLTRAAGFGYMGSTITSLIYASFCFIFFALEAAIMAQALFLYTGLPLSIGYALCSIIIIPIVFYGMTAINRLQLVTQPVWLALMILPFGMVLFKEPDLLDNFFNLAGTKTGSSEFSLYPFGLAIGISLSLIAQIGEQVDYLRFMPDKTKDNRLKWWTAVILAGPGWVILGFLKQMGGILLAALVLLGGASIIEAKEPIYMYNAAYTYVFEHPSLALGVSFIFVMISQIKINVTNAYAGSLAWSNFFSRTTHTHPGRVVWVIFNISIALLLMEIGVFDVLTKILGLYSNIAIAWIAAIVADLVINKPLGLSPPVIEFKRAHLFNINPVGVFSTLIASIISIVAFSGLLGEGLQSFSSIIALSTAFILSPLIAFATKGKYYIARQSENFEDGLHTCGICNIQYNAKDMASCSMYSSNICSLCCSLEARCHDSCKDVKEFSLKEKLLKFANIATANKFHLESLSRLTSFILVLIALLSIIGFILWTTYTIRILDIDPATIQNIQATYINIFYIFALISLIGSWLIVLMQESRTFVEDELTKKNVTLENEIYERKRIENKLEYIATYDQLTKLPNRFQLDTELRMKIDEAKRFKGKLALLFFDLDHFKSVNDSLGHERGDDLLQQVSTRVSTILREYDFIARFGGDEFVIILPHSEDERNASTVADKILQAFIEPFSLKEHQINITPSIGISLYPDDAEDMHSLLKSADIAMYRAKDAGRNCYRFFTLEMNNKLQRDRWIESGLRKALENEEFQLYYQPQVQLENNEVLACEALIRWSVDDEWVSPAEFIPIAEKTGLINRITAWVITTACRQQRQWQDQGLIPVRVDLNISGRDFRHGRIFSLIEQALEENKLSPKDIGIELTENVLIDSDNTVLEKLLELKESGMNISIDNFGTGYSSLSYLKRFPVTTLKIDQEFVRDAPEDPDDKAIMEAITVVGHSLGLEVLVEGVETKEQADLCMEMNCDIVQGYYFHRPMPSLAMEKYLAK, encoded by the coding sequence ATGAATGACAATACCGTTCAAGTTGAAATAAAGCGGCGGGAATACAATCAATTTGTTGCAGAAGAAAGTATTGAGGATTACGCACTCCGCTATTCCCCATCAAGCTTTCGGAACTGGTCAGAATTTCTTGTTGCGAACACCGCCATTGGTAGCATCTCTTTTCTTGCCCTTGAAGCGATTGGCGCAAGCATAGCGATAAGTTATGGCTTTCAGAATGCTTTTTGGGGAATCCTAACGGCTTCGATAATAATCTTTCTGATGGGCTTGCCTATTTGCTATCAGGCCGCAAAAAATAATATTGATATTGACCTGTTAACCCGTGCAGCAGGGTTTGGTTATATGGGGTCAACAATCACCTCATTAATTTACGCTTCATTCTGTTTTATATTCTTTGCGTTAGAAGCAGCCATCATGGCTCAGGCACTCTTCCTATATACAGGCCTACCTCTTTCAATTGGGTATGCCCTTTGCTCGATAATTATAATTCCAATTGTTTTTTATGGCATGACAGCCATAAATCGGTTACAGCTTGTTACACAGCCGGTATGGTTAGCTTTAATGATTCTTCCATTCGGTATGGTGCTATTTAAAGAACCGGATCTACTAGACAATTTTTTTAATTTAGCAGGCACCAAAACTGGAAGTTCAGAGTTTTCTCTTTACCCTTTTGGTTTAGCAATAGGCATCTCTTTGTCACTCATTGCGCAGATTGGTGAGCAAGTTGATTACTTGCGTTTTATGCCCGATAAAACAAAAGATAATCGACTTAAATGGTGGACTGCCGTTATCTTAGCTGGGCCAGGCTGGGTCATTCTCGGTTTTCTAAAACAAATGGGGGGGATTCTTTTAGCGGCATTAGTGCTCTTAGGTGGCGCATCCATCATCGAAGCCAAAGAGCCCATTTATATGTATAACGCCGCTTATACTTATGTTTTTGAGCACCCTTCTCTGGCGTTGGGCGTTAGTTTTATTTTCGTTATGATCTCGCAAATCAAAATAAATGTAACGAATGCCTATGCGGGATCATTAGCATGGTCTAATTTTTTCTCAAGAACAACACACACTCACCCCGGACGGGTCGTTTGGGTTATTTTTAATATTTCAATTGCGCTACTTCTTATGGAGATAGGCGTGTTTGATGTATTGACTAAGATACTGGGGTTATATTCCAACATTGCCATCGCGTGGATTGCTGCCATCGTTGCCGACCTTGTTATTAATAAACCCCTAGGGTTAAGCCCTCCCGTTATTGAGTTTAAGCGAGCTCACTTGTTTAATATAAACCCCGTGGGCGTTTTTAGCACATTGATAGCCTCTATTATTTCTATTGTTGCCTTTTCAGGTTTATTAGGTGAAGGTCTCCAATCATTTTCATCCATTATCGCCCTTAGTACTGCATTTATACTCTCACCACTCATCGCCTTTGCCACCAAAGGAAAGTATTACATCGCACGTCAATCAGAAAACTTTGAAGACGGCCTACATACCTGCGGTATTTGCAATATCCAATATAATGCAAAGGACATGGCTTCCTGCTCAATGTATTCTTCTAACATTTGCTCCTTATGCTGTTCACTAGAAGCGCGTTGTCATGATTCATGTAAAGACGTAAAAGAATTTAGTTTAAAAGAAAAGCTTCTTAAGTTTGCAAATATAGCCACTGCCAATAAATTTCACCTTGAAAGCTTGTCCAGGTTAACCAGTTTTATACTGGTTCTTATAGCCTTGTTATCAATTATCGGTTTCATTCTTTGGACAACCTATACCATCAGAATATTAGATATAGATCCGGCAACCATTCAAAACATCCAAGCAACCTATATCAATATATTTTACATATTCGCCCTTATTTCGCTTATTGGAAGTTGGCTAATTGTTTTAATGCAGGAGAGTCGTACTTTTGTTGAAGATGAACTCACTAAAAAGAACGTCACCCTCGAAAATGAAATTTATGAAAGAAAAAGAATTGAAAATAAACTCGAATATATAGCAACCTACGACCAATTGACTAAACTGCCTAATCGTTTTCAATTAGATACAGAATTACGAATGAAAATTGATGAGGCCAAGCGGTTTAAAGGGAAGCTAGCGCTTTTGTTTTTTGATCTTGATCATTTCAAGTCGGTGAATGATTCGCTTGGCCATGAAAGAGGCGATGACTTATTGCAACAAGTTTCAACACGAGTCTCAACTATTTTAAGGGAGTATGATTTTATTGCCCGATTTGGTGGTGACGAGTTTGTTATTATTTTGCCCCACTCCGAAGATGAAAGAAATGCTTCTACCGTTGCAGACAAAATACTACAGGCCTTTATTGAGCCATTTTCTCTAAAAGAGCATCAAATTAATATCACACCAAGCATTGGTATCAGTCTATACCCAGACGACGCGGAAGATATGCATTCACTCCTTAAAAGCGCCGATATTGCGATGTATCGAGCAAAAGATGCGGGCCGTAATTGTTACCGCTTCTTTACCCTTGAAATGAATAATAAACTTCAAAGGGATCGATGGATTGAATCAGGGTTACGAAAGGCACTTGAAAACGAGGAGTTTCAACTTTATTACCAACCACAGGTTCAATTAGAAAATAACGAGGTGCTTGCTTGTGAAGCATTAATTCGTTGGTCAGTTGATGATGAATGGGTATCGCCAGCAGAGTTTATCCCCATCGCTGAAAAAACAGGACTCATTAATAGAATTACAGCATGGGTTATTACCACAGCCTGCCGACAACAACGGCAATGGCAAGATCAAGGCTTAATACCTGTTCGTGTTGATTTAAATATATCAGGGAGAGACTTTAGACATGGGCGAATTTTTTCATTAATTGAGCAGGCGTTAGAAGAAAACAAGCTCAGCCCTAAAGATATTGGCATTGAACTAACAGAAAATGTACTGATCGATTCAGACAATACCGTGCTTGAGAAACTGCTAGAGCTGAAGGAATCGGGGATGAATATATCAATTGATAATTTTGGAACAGGCTATTCATCATTAAGTTATTTAAAGCGATTCCCCGTCACAACGTTAAAGATTGATCAAGAATTTGTACGTGATGCCCCAGAGGACCCTGATGATAAAGCTATTATGGAAGCCATTACCGTTGTAGGTCACAGCCTTGGCTTAGAGGTTCTTGTTGAAGGTGTTGAGACAAAAGAGCAAGCCGATCTTTGCATGGAAATGAATTGTGACATTGTGCAAGGTTATTATTTCCACAGACCAATGCCCTCATTAGCAATGGAAAAATATTTAGCCAAATAA